One genomic region from Capra hircus breed San Clemente chromosome 18, ASM170441v1, whole genome shotgun sequence encodes:
- the EMP3 gene encoding epithelial membrane protein 3, translated as MSLLLLVVSALHILILILLFVATLDKSWWTLPGKESLNLWNDCEWNSNNKTWDCSSVSENGWLKAVQVLMVLSLILCCLSFILFMFQLYTMRRGGLFYATGFCQLCTSVAVFTGALIYAIHAEEILAAHPSGGSFGYCFALAWVAFPLALASGIIYIHLRKRE; from the exons ACTCCTCCTGCTGGTGGTCTCTGCCCTCCACATCCTCATTCTCATTCTGCTTTTCGTGGCCACTTTGGACAAG TCCTGGTGGACTCTCCCCGGCAAGGAGTCCCTGAATCTCTGGAATGACTGCGAAtggaacagtaacaacaaaacatGGGACTGCAGTAGCGTCAGTGAGAATG GCTGGCTGAAGGCAGTACAAGTCCTCATGGTGCTTtcgctcatcctctgctgtctgtCCTTCATCCTGTTCATGTTCCAGCTCTACACCATGCGGCGAGGAGGGCTATTCTATGCCACTGGCTTCTGCCAGCTTTGCACCA GCGTGGCGGTGTTTACCGGGGCGCTGATCTACGCCATTCATGCCGAAGAGATCCTGGCGGCCCATCCGTCGGGTGGCAGCTTTGGTTACTGCTTCGCCCTGGCCTGGGTGGCGTTCCCTCTCGCCCTGGCCAGCGGCATCATCTACATCCACTTACGGAAGCGGGAGTGA